The region CGCCAAAAAGGATGGAAAAAACCTTGATATCAATACCGTCGAACAGCTCGTCCAGGCGATTGGCAAGCGACTTAATCCTTCGGGTGCGGAAGAGATCACGATTCGTCGCGTGGGGCGAGATCGTATTGAAGTCATCATTCCCGGTGCCGACAAAGACATTGTCGAACAGAAGAAGCGATTGATCACCCGGCTGGGAAGTCTGGAATTTGCCATTCTGGCCAATGCCCGTGATCATGCTTCGATCATCAGCCGGGCCAATCAGTTACCGGATGGAACAGATGATCTTCGTGACGACAAACTGCTGGTTGCCAGTTGGCGCACCGTTGCTGATGGCAAGAATGTGGGCCAGAACGCAAATGATCAGACGCAGTTGCGGGTCGTCAAGCGGCGGAATGACAAAGGTGAACTGGTTGATGTCCAGCAGTTTCTCGTCGTTCATGAAACCCCTGACAAGCAGGTAACGGGTAAGCTACTGCAGGATGCCGGTTATCGTCCTGATCAGCAGGGACGTCCTGCGGTTTCATTCCGCATGACGACGACAGGTTCGATTCGTCTGGATGCACTCACTGCCAAATATGCTCCCGATCCAGTGGATAAGTTCGAGCGTCGTCTGGCAATTCTTCTCGATGGAAAAGTCTACTCGGCACCTAACCTCCGAGACCGCTTGTCATCTGGCGGCGGTGAGATCACGGGCGATTTTGATCGTAAAGAAGTCGATGAACTCGCTGGAGTCCTCAATGCGGGGGCTTTGGAAGTCCCTTTGATTCCGACGCCTGTGAGTGAATTTACAATCAGTCCACTCCTTGGGGCTGATGTGCAGCAGAAAGGTTTGCTGGCGATTGCACTCTCGGCGGCTGCCGTCTTCATCTTCATGGCGGTTTACTACATGGTCTCTGGTTTGGTGGCCGACATGTGTCTGGTGCTGAACCTGATCATGGTGGTGGGAGCGATGGCGTTTATCGATGCCACCTTCACACTGCCTGGTTTGGCTGGTCTTGTGTTGACCATTGGTATGGCGGTTGATGCCAACGTGCTGATTTACGAACGATTCCGCGAAGAAATGGCCCGCGGCGCCAGTCTCCGGCTGACTATCCAGAATGGCTTCGACAAGGCACTTTCGGCCATTGTCGACGGTAACGTGACCACTCTGATTACGGCGGTCATTCTCTTCATGATTGGCACCGATGCCGTGAAGGGCTTTGCCGTTTCGCTGTTTATTGGTTTGAGTGCGTCGATGTTCGCGATTCTGGTGTTTGGTCGCATCTGCTTCGACATCATTGAACGCAAGCGGCTGGTCAAATCCTTGTCGATGATGCCGACCATCAAGCTGAACGGTGTCGATTTTCTGGGGATGCGAGTACCAGCCATCCTGTTTTCAGTGGTGGTGATCGCGGTCGGGATGTTCGCTCTGGTTTCACGCGGCAAAGACAATCTCGATATCGACTTTACTGGCGGTACCATGGTGACTCTGGAATTCCAGAAGTCACAAGAAACGGCCGTTGTTCGCGAGAAACTCGATGCCAAGTTCCCGACAGCAATTTCTCTGGAAGAACTGCGGCTGAACGATGAATCTGCAACTGCAGGGACTCGTTTCCGCATCCGCACAAGTTTGATTGATCGAGAACAGGTTCGCGGATTGATCAACGAGTCGTTTGCAGACCCTGAGACCGCACTCACGAGAGTGCAGTTGAGTTTTGGAGACATCACGCCTGTGACGGCCGATGACTCGAAGACCATTCGAATCAGGCCAGGGACGAATATCGACAAGTTTACCGGTGGGCATCGAGTTCCACTGACGTTTACAGGTCCGGTGGCTGAAGCGACTGTCGCTGAATATCTGGCGGAACAACTCAAGAAGTTCCCTGGAAAAGATTCTCAGCCTAGGTATGACTCGGCGATTGGGATGGTGCTGGTCGATGGTGTGAGTGCCGGTGGTCAGTCCACGACCGGAAAATTCACAGAATTGGTTGCTCGTGTGGCTCCGGATGTCTCGAATGAAGATCTGGCCGAGGCACTGAAGGCCTTGGCAACACAACTGGCTAACGAGCCGATCTTTGATGAGTTCAATTCGTTTACGACCTCGGTTGCAGCAGAAACTCAGCAGAACGCACTGTTGGCCATTTTGTTGAGTCTGGTGGCGATTGTGGTTTACATCTGGTTCCGCTTTGAGAAGCTCTATTACGGTTTTGCTGCCGTTGCGGCACTGACACACGACGCCCTCGTTGTGCTGGGGAGTGTGGCTTTGGGCGCATGGTTGTCACAGACACCCATCGGGCCGATCCTGGGGCTGGAAGATTTCAAGATCAACATGGGCTTCATTGCGGCGATTCTGACCATCATTGGTTATTCGCTGAATGACACCATCGTGATCTTTGATCGTATCCGTGAAATTCGCGGCAAAAACCCGAATGTCACCTACGATATGATTAATCTGAGCGTGAATCAGACCATGTCGCGAACGATTCTAACTGCTACGACTGTTTTGATCGTCGTGGTGATTCTGTATCTCTTTGGCGGAGAAGGGATTCACACCTTCGCCTACAGCTTTATCATCGGAACCATCGCGGGTACTTATAGTACGATCTTCATTGCCAACCCCGTGCTGTACTGGCTGGTGAGTCGACAGCAGGCCAAGTCGGGTCCTGCCAAGGTCACAGCCTGATAAAGCGGCTTTGTCAATGAATGTGAGTTAAAGTCAAAGATGATTGAGCCGCCTCCTGCTTTCGAGCCGGGGGCGGTTTTTGTTTTCTGGGCAGTAAAATCGGGGGCATTCGACTAACATTTCCTCCATTGAGTGCTCTGGAAAGATTGATCAGTAGCGGCATTATCGGTTGAGGGGTCGCGTGGATTCGGAACTTGCGGTCAAGACAATTGTCGCACCCGACTGGTCAACCAGTGAGCCGATGATTCTGTTTGCATGGCTGGTCGAAGTGGGAGATGTCGTCGCTGTTGGAGACCGGGTGGCTGAAATTGGCATTCAGGGAGTGAGCCGTGATTTTGAATGCCCTGCCCGTGGTGTCGTCAAACAGCGGCTGGTTAATGCGGGGAGCAGTATTTCCGCCGGAGACGTTCTTTTGAGCCTCTCCTTAAATGAAGACCTGCATGATTCATCCCGTCCCGTATCAGATTGAGGAGCACGCTGCTGATGTCGGTCTGGAGTGAAGTTCGCGGGCAGTCGATGGCTATCGAGCAGTTACGAAAAGCGGTCGAGCGGGGCCGATTGGCCCATGGATATTTATTTGTGGGACCCCAGGGAGTCGGGAAGCGGCTTGTGGCTCAGAAGTTCGCCCAGGCCATCTTATGCAAAGAGCGTAAGCCTCATGAGCTTGAGGCATGCGGCACTTGTACAAGCTGCCGGCCGTTTCTGGCCGGAAATCATCCCGATTTTCAAGTCGTGGAATGTCCGGAAGGAAAGCGGGAGATTCCCATCGATCTGCTGGTGGGGTCTAAGGAGAATCGCGGGCAGGAGGGGCTTTGCCATGGTCTCTCACTGAAGCCACTGAGTGGCAGCCGCAAGATCGCGATTATCGACGACGCGCATTTGCTCAATGATGCCGGTGCGAATGCGATTCTCAAGACATTGGAAGAACCACCCGAACTCGCTGTTTTGATTCTGGTGGCATCGACACTCGAAACCGTCTTGCCCACCATTCGCTCGCGTTGTCATCTGGTGAGGTTTCAGCAGCTCGGCTACGAGGATATTGAGGCCCTGTTAAGTGCCGAGGGATCGATTGAAACCGGGATGGTGAAGGAAGTCAGCCAGATGTGTGATGGCAGTCTTTCCATGGCGAAGGAAATGCTGGATCCAGCACTTTGGGAGCTGCGAAAAACTCTGCGAAAAACACTTTGCGAGCGGCGAATTCCTGGGCAGAAAACGGCTCAGATGATCTTCAGTTATCTTGAAAGCCACTCATCGGAAACATCCGCTCAGCGGGAGTCGATTCAGCATATCTTCCGATTTGTGATCGATGATCTCAGGCGGGTCATCCAGGTGGTTTGTGGTGCCGAGACTCGCGAGCAAAATCACTCGCTCGTTCGAGATTCACATAACGAGATCGTTCAGATGGCAAAGTCACTTTCGCCAGATCCTGAAACGATCGAGTGCTTCGCGAAAATGTGCGACCGGGTGATGGAGGCGAGTGGCCAGGTGTTGCAGAATGTGAACCTTTCGCTATGTCTCGAAGCCTGTTTCGACGATGTTTCAAGGATGCGTGCGAATCTGGCGAACACAGGCGTCAATTGATCCTTCGTAACTGTGTGCCGGGTTGAGGCGTGAATCTCTCGTGAAGCATGGTTATCTGCAGTTTCATTGGAAGAATAGTATAATTTTTCAGTAGAGCTATCGTCTGAATGGTAAACATGTTATGTCTATAGACTTCAGTCAGTAAAGCGGTGACGAAAACTCCTGCATGAGTCTCTGGGCTGGAAAGATAACGTGCCGCGACTGGCAGACATGAATGATCGCTGGGCCCTGGTCACTGGTGCATCGTCCGGCATTGGTGCTGAGTTCGCACGTCAATTGGCTGCCCGGGGGATGCATCTGATTCTGGTGGCACGCCGCACGGAGATGATGCAGGGGCTGGCTGCGGAACTCGATCGATTGCATGGAACCAAAACCGAAATTCTTTCGATTGATCTGACGTTGGCTGATGCGGTTCAACAGATTGCTGACAAAGTTTCTGCTGCCGGGATCGAGGTCGATTTGCTGGTGAACTGTGCTGGTTTTGGCATGGTAGGCGAAATTCTGGAGACAGACTTTGACCGTGTGCGTCAAATGTTACGTCTGAACATCGAGGCCTTAGCAGCTTTGACGTACCAGTTTCTGCCAGGGATGATTCGCCGAAATCGTGGTGCCGTTGTCAACGTGGCTTCGATTGCTGCTTTCCAACCAGTGGCTTACATGGGAGCTTACGCTGCGAGCAAGGCGTTTGTGCTACATTTTACTGAGGCCTTACATGCCGAGCTTTCGGATACCGGTGTGGTCGCGATGGCTGTCTGTCCGGGAGTGACCCAGACCGATTTTTTCGATGTGGCTGGTGCCACGGGCTGGCTGCAGAAACATTCGTCGCAAACACCTGAGGAAGTTGTCCGTCAGGCCCTGAAATCGCTGGATCGTGGTCGTCAGTATGTGGTTACCGGCTGGCGGAACTATCTTTTGACGTGCCTGGTACGGATCGCGACTCGCTGGCGTGTGGTCAATGAATCCAAACGGTTCTTCCGCCCCAGACGTTCGAATAAGTCCAAGAGCTGAAACCTTTACAGGAATCTGCCCGGTAAAGAGTTTGCTCCCATGATCCAAGGGGAGGCTGATTCAAAGTGCTGGCGTGGCTTCGACAATGGCTGCGATTTCGGCTGATTCCGAACGTGGGGGCCGTTCGAGAAGTGCCATCGTCGCTTTTTGCGGTGTTTTGCCGCAGAAAAGGACTTCGTAGACCTGTTGCATGATCGGCAGGTCGAGTTGATGCCGAAGTGCAATCTCGGCCACACTTTTCGACGTGGCTACTCCTTCGGCAACACCCTCCATGGAATGCAGAATATCGTCGATGGATTCGCCCATTCCCAAACGAAAGCCCACCTTACGGTTTCGTCCATAAGGGCTGACACAGGTCGTGATCAAATCCCCCATGCCGGCCAGACCGGTAAATGTCATCGGGTTGGCACCAAAGTAGACACCAAACCTCTGCATCTCGACGAGGCCGCGGGTCATCAGGGCGGATTTGGCATTGTCTCCAAATCCCAATCCATCGCAGATCCCACAGGCAATGGCAATGACGTTCTTGAGGGCACCGGCATACTCGACACCGAGTGTGTCGGCATTGGTGTAAATGCGAAATCGTTCGGTCGAGAACATCTGCTGCACACGGCAGGCCAGTTCGAGATCCTCACTGGAAGCGACGACAGTTGCTGGTAAGCGATGGGCCAACTCTTCGGCATGACTGGGGCCACTGAGAATCGCGACAGATCGTGGCCCGAGAATATCCGTCACGATCTGGCTGGGACGCTGGAAGGTGCCATTCTCGACCCCTTTGATCACACTGATCACAGGCACAGATTCGGGAAGCGAGTTTCGTACCAGTTGAAGTGACTGTCTTAAAAACTGGCAGGGAATGGCGAGGACAAGGTAGTCGCAGTTATGGATGGCGACATTGATGTCAGACGTGATGAAAATGTTGTCGTTCAGTTTGCAGCCCGGCAGGAAACGTCGATTTTCTCGCGTGGATTGAATTTCCACCGCCTGATCCTGATCCCGAACCCAGATCGAGACCTGCTGATGCGGTTGTTCTGCCAGGAGCATGGCACAGGCCGTTCCCATGGCACCGCCGCCGAGAATGGTCAATCGAGTGGTCATAGGAGAGTTCCGATCCATCGGCAAGGGCCAGCCAGGCAGGTCACAGGAAAACTTATTTCTATACGGTGATTAGACTTCCGCGTGATACACAAAATCGATCGTGGGGGAAAGTGTCGGGCTGAGAATCCCGTGATTTCTCCGTGGATTTGACGGCGATTTTCGCTTCCTGAAACTGCCGATGAAATGTCTTCTTTTTTCCACGACCAATGCCCACCCTGAAGATGGAGTCTCTGCTTCAGGATCACAGAATTGAACATGAAAAGCGATTTTTGGAAGAGACAGCTTGCTTTCGCAATTGCATGACCTAGGTTTACAAAAAGTGTTGGTGTTTATCCCGTGATCGTATCCATACGCTCGGGTTGCGTCAGATGCCATATGTATCACCGAGTTTGTGCCGGTGGACGGGGCGTCGATTTGGGCTTTTCCTGCCAGCCATCGGTCCATTGGCTGTCTAACGGATTCGAATCCTGGTCACGATTGAGTTTCGAGTAAGAGTTTCCTCAGGGGCAGATCGAAAGATGAGCACGACTTATCCCACTCCCGGTTCGGCAGGTGTTCTCCCCCATCAGGCTGGCATCAATCCCGAGACTGGAAACGTTTTCTCCGACCGCCGTGCTCCTCGACCGGAAGGTCGAAGTGGCGGCCCTGAGCGTCGCCAGTTCACAACGACCCCATCACTCATGCGGCCCGAGGTTGCTGAACTGGCCGACGCTGTTGACCGTTACAAGATGGAACATCGCCGTCGCTTCATTACGTTTGAAGAACTCTTCAACGTCATGAGCTCGCTGGGCTATCACAAGTAAGCGAAAACTGTGGGAGTCGATGGTCTATTACAAGCCAGCTTTTAATGCCGCCAGGTGCATCATGAAGTGCGTCTTCAGGATGTCGGCATAGACGGCTGGATGTTCTCTTAAAATCTGCATGAGCACCGCGCCCCAGTGAGGATGCTGCAAGGTGCTGCCAAATGTGCAATGCAGGATTTGCCGTCCCGGTGCAGTAAAGCCCTGTCCAGGGAGGACAGAGCTCCAATCCTGCAGATAGAGCTGGCGAAGCTGGTCATCACTGCTGACTTCATGCGGAGGTGGAACGGCTTCGAGTGTGGCGGAAACGTGATAAGTGGCTTTATCCGTCAGATACCGCTCGCGTGCAAAATCGATCATGCCGCGGAACTCTCCCGGTGCGACCGTCGCCACGACCCTAAGCGCCTCAAGATAGCTTGTTCCGGCGGTTTTGACATGGAACATGCCACCGGTGTATGCCGCCAGTTGTCGGTAGACTGTCAACTTGTCAGAGCCGGAATGCAGGCTCAGCTTATAAGGGCCCACAACCTTGGCAATCGCTGCATGATCAGCCAATGATCGTTCAAAGGTGGAAATGTCACCCTTAAAATCCACCCCTTTTTCGAATTCTCCAATGAAACGCGGTGCCAGGCTCACCAGCCGGATACCAGCATTCAGGAGTTGCTGGGCAATGATGAAATGTTCGGCTGTCGTGGTGGGCTGATCGGTTTCATCGACACTCAGTTCGATCTCACATGGTCGGCCCGCGCGGTCTTGAACCTGTTGAATGTATTGCCCCAGACGAATTGCGAGTTGAATGGCACGACCGTACTTGACCGCAGCGCGATAAAGCACAGGCTCAGTCATTTCGATTGTCGAACCAGTTGATAGCGAGATTGTCCTCCCCAGGTAGGTCTCGACCCATGGGGAAAGCTCACGGACATCGTGAAAGCGATACTTCAGTTCGTCGAAGGAGTAGTTATCGGCTTTCTGATCGACTTCTGCCGATGGATCAATCGTAAAAAAGACGAACCCGGCTTCCGCAGTGACTTCAACATCAGCCTCGGTTTTCAAATGATCAGCATCAGCCCCGACAGGGCCTTCGTAATGGGCGTTTCGAACCGCCCGGAAGGCATCTTCCATGACCTGTGTCGCCGTTCGACCTGTGCGTGCCATTTCCCGGATCGACTGCTGGGCGAAGATGGGAAGAATTCCCGATGAACTCGCGTTGACAGCAGCAATATGCCCAGGCGTCGCCAAACCCGTGCGATCACCAAATCCAAAACTGGGCGAAAGACCAAGACATTGAGCACTCATCAGCAGGTAGCCTTTAACGATCAAGTCGGTATCAACAGCGCAAGGATGGTTTCATTGCTGGTCTCTGTCGAATGTCCGAGTAAAGTTCCATTGAGCCGAGTCATCAGGACGCAAGAGCTGGTGCAGCGACGCCGAGTCGATCACCCAGTGCGACAAGAGCCTTCCAGTTCCCTTCATCGAGGGGAATACCTTTGGCCTGCCGGCTGTTGAGGGTCGATCGTTCAGGATCTCCAGGAAGGTAAATTTCCTTGGATTCATCAATCTTCGGAACGCTGCGAACATACTGTTCCAACTGCTGTACTTCCTGAAGCAGATGATCTGTCCCGGCAAAGAATTCGGGAGAGATGGCCATGAACCAGCCACAGTTGCCAATGGGAGCCGGTGGATTGGGATAGGCACATTGTCCTCCGGACATGCCACCACATAGCATTTCGATCATGAATGCGAGACCGAAGCCTTTGTAAGCCTGGTCTCCGCCTAAGGGCAGGATGGTCCCTGGAGGATTGCCGTATAGGTCGTTGGGATTGGTGCTGGGATTTCCTTCAGGATCGAGAATCCAGCCGGGTGGAACCGGCTCGCCAGCGATTTTCTTCACGCGGACTTTGCCTTCTGCTGTCGCACTGGTCCCAATATCGAAAATGAAGGGGCCCTGGGCGCCTCCTGGCACACCAATGCAAATAGGATTTGTTCCTAATCGAGGGCGCTTGCCTCCCACCGGTGCGACGCGCTGGGCAGCACCGTGAGTGTTGGCCAATGCCATCGAAACAAGGCCGTGAGCCGCAAACTTTTCGGCATATTCACCCAGACGACCAATATGTGAAGAACGTCGCAAAGTGCCGATGACGACAGCCGATGAGGCGGCTTTGGCAATCATTTTGTCCACGAGATGATGGGCGAGAACGAGTCCCAGACCCCAGTTCCCGTCGGCCACAATCGAAGAGGCTGATTCTTTGACGATGTCGAGTTGACTTTTCGGGAGGATGCGGCCCTGTTCGATCTGTTCGATGTAGGAAGCGACCCGCATCACACCGTGCGAATCGTGTCCTCGCAGGTTGGCCTCCACGAGACTGGTGGCCATGCAACTGGCATCCGCTTCGGAGACTCCCGCTGTCAGAAAGAGTTTTTGTGCGTAAGAGGAGAGGGTTTCAATAGCAATCACTGGCACGACGGAACCTTTGGCAGCAGAACAAATCCATGGAAGAGACGAACACCTTCACTGATCTGCAGGTTACATATTTAAGTTGACTGATGCCAGAGAGGGCCAGTTTCAGAGATCGCCAAGGCCCACGATGGATCGAAAAACTTGATGATGAAATCAGTGAGTTCGGTCACAGGTCAGAAACTTCGAAGGCTCAAGGAAAAACTACCCGTGTGTCTCTGTTTTCTCTTGCCGTTTGACTTGCTGATAAATCTCTTCCATTTCTTTCAACGAAGTCTCAGACATTTTTTTGCCGCGAGCTTGAACGGCAGTTTCAATCGCACGGAAGCGGCGCTCGAATTTCTGGTTGCTGGAACGCAGAGCTTCTTCGGGATTGATGTGCCATCTGCGGGCGATGTTAGCGAGAACAAAGAGCACATCGCCTAACTCACTCTGAACACGTTCGCGAGCTTCCGCATGCTCGATTGAGCGATCGGGCATGACTTCCGCTTCGACGGTCGCCGGAGGGAACTCAGGAATGCCAGCAGGAAAAAGTTCTACCTGCAATTCTTCAATCTCTTCGTTGAGTTTGCTGAAGAGCATTTCACGCTGAGGAAAATCGTAGCCCGCTCTGGCGGCTTTCTCGGAAAGCCGCGCTGCACGGGCGAGTGCGGGCATTTCTCTTGGAAGGCCATCGAGAATCGATTCCCGCTGTTTTTCCTGCTGTTTGGCGTTCTCCCAATGAACTTTGACATCATTTGCCGTGCTCGCTGATTCGTTACCGAAGACGTGCGGATGGCGGTGAATCATCTTGGCGGTCACGCCGCGAATCACATCGATGAGATCGAAACGCTGTTCATCGCGGCCGATCTGAGCATCAAGGATCACTTGAAGCAGGACATCGCCCAACTCTTCGACAATCGCGATGTTGTCGTCATGCTCAATGGCTTCGATGAGTTCGTAAGTTTCTTCCAGCGTATGTTTGCAGACCGATTTTAACGTCTGTTCACGATCCCACGGGCAGCCATCAGGAGCACGCAGGCGGGCAATCGTTTCCACAAACTTCTGGAACTCGGGCAGCAGGATCTCAATGGGAGGAGTTTCTCCTGAGACCTGACTTAAAGGAAGTGCTTGACCAGTGACCGTTTTCCCATTCGATGATGGTGAAGCTTGCGAATGAGCAGTCATAGAAAATCAGCTTCCTTCGAGGATTCAACGAGGCTTTCGAGGTGATACCAGCCACCTGCCGAGTGGCCGGGGATTGCATCATTTGCGCTAACGGCACATCATAACGAGGGTCGTCTGCTTGAGCTTGCGACCTCGTCCATCGAATTTGGTGAAGGATAGCCCAGATGAACGCCCGATTTCATGTAACGAAGATCATTCTGTTGTTTGTGATTGGTCTGGGGAATTTCTTGTTCTTTACTTCCATGCCCACGGCAAGCATTCTGCGGAATCTTCACGCCGAGGATGAAAAGTCGCCAGCAGTAAAAACCGCTGGGGAACTGACACCGGCTGAAGAGGAGTTCCGGAAGCAGATGACAGGGTCAGTGTTAGTAGGTGTTTTTTCCATTGACGGCCGGACGGGGGCACCGAAAGAAGAGCGTTATGAGATTTCCGAAGTGAGGAAAGTCGCACCAGGGAAGGCAGACAACTTTGTGTGGCTGATCACTTCCCGCATTAAGTATGGTGATAAAGATGTCAAGATTCCTGTGCCTGTGGAGGTTCGCTGGGCAGGCGATACTCCCATGATTCAACTGACCAATACGACGATCCCGCTCATGGGCACATTCACTGCTCGGGTGATGATTTACAAAGATCGCTATGCGGGAACCTGGCAGCATGATGCAGTGGGTGGTCACATGTGGGGAAAAATCGAGAAGGCCCCCGAGACCAAAGAACCGGTCAAGTAACGCCCGAACAGACATCGGCTGGTAACTGGTTGTGACACAAGTAATGTCGGTTCAGCTCCAGGTGTCGCTGGATGTGCAGGTGAGTTGTTTCAAACTGGCCATGACCACCGATTGTGGGCACGACCAGACTGTGAAAAACATCGCTTCACAGATGGCACGCGAGGCGGGATGGCCTTGCATAAACCCGGCTCCTTTACAGGCTGAGAGATAAACCTGAGCCGCACGGATAACCAGTGAATTCGCCTGCTGTCGCAAGATCTCTGGCGATGTGGCCAGAGTTCCTTGAGCGCAGGCAAAAAGTTGAGAT is a window of Planctopirus limnophila DSM 3776 DNA encoding:
- a CDS encoding protein translocase subunit SecDF is translated as MEGLFSGFTLLQASPAVADAPPGAPTANVWLLGIIALCVLTIPFLLGTLVAGALRMKDIAFRLSLVFFVTALSLTPFIYSGVSGEGLLKAIPLGIDLAGGTNLVYQIDVDAAKKDGKNLDINTVEQLVQAIGKRLNPSGAEEITIRRVGRDRIEVIIPGADKDIVEQKKRLITRLGSLEFAILANARDHASIISRANQLPDGTDDLRDDKLLVASWRTVADGKNVGQNANDQTQLRVVKRRNDKGELVDVQQFLVVHETPDKQVTGKLLQDAGYRPDQQGRPAVSFRMTTTGSIRLDALTAKYAPDPVDKFERRLAILLDGKVYSAPNLRDRLSSGGGEITGDFDRKEVDELAGVLNAGALEVPLIPTPVSEFTISPLLGADVQQKGLLAIALSAAAVFIFMAVYYMVSGLVADMCLVLNLIMVVGAMAFIDATFTLPGLAGLVLTIGMAVDANVLIYERFREEMARGASLRLTIQNGFDKALSAIVDGNVTTLITAVILFMIGTDAVKGFAVSLFIGLSASMFAILVFGRICFDIIERKRLVKSLSMMPTIKLNGVDFLGMRVPAILFSVVVIAVGMFALVSRGKDNLDIDFTGGTMVTLEFQKSQETAVVREKLDAKFPTAISLEELRLNDESATAGTRFRIRTSLIDREQVRGLINESFADPETALTRVQLSFGDITPVTADDSKTIRIRPGTNIDKFTGGHRVPLTFTGPVAEATVAEYLAEQLKKFPGKDSQPRYDSAIGMVLVDGVSAGGQSTTGKFTELVARVAPDVSNEDLAEALKALATQLANEPIFDEFNSFTTSVAAETQQNALLAILLSLVAIVVYIWFRFEKLYYGFAAVAALTHDALVVLGSVALGAWLSQTPIGPILGLEDFKINMGFIAAILTIIGYSLNDTIVIFDRIREIRGKNPNVTYDMINLSVNQTMSRTILTATTVLIVVVILYLFGGEGIHTFAYSFIIGTIAGTYSTIFIANPVLYWLVSRQQAKSGPAKVTA
- a CDS encoding biotin/lipoyl-containing protein; the encoded protein is MDSELAVKTIVAPDWSTSEPMILFAWLVEVGDVVAVGDRVAEIGIQGVSRDFECPARGVVKQRLVNAGSSISAGDVLLSLSLNEDLHDSSRPVSD
- a CDS encoding DNA polymerase III subunit; the encoded protein is MSVWSEVRGQSMAIEQLRKAVERGRLAHGYLFVGPQGVGKRLVAQKFAQAILCKERKPHELEACGTCTSCRPFLAGNHPDFQVVECPEGKREIPIDLLVGSKENRGQEGLCHGLSLKPLSGSRKIAIIDDAHLLNDAGANAILKTLEEPPELAVLILVASTLETVLPTIRSRCHLVRFQQLGYEDIEALLSAEGSIETGMVKEVSQMCDGSLSMAKEMLDPALWELRKTLRKTLCERRIPGQKTAQMIFSYLESHSSETSAQRESIQHIFRFVIDDLRRVIQVVCGAETREQNHSLVRDSHNEIVQMAKSLSPDPETIECFAKMCDRVMEASGQVLQNVNLSLCLEACFDDVSRMRANLANTGVN
- a CDS encoding SDR family NAD(P)-dependent oxidoreductase; protein product: MPRLADMNDRWALVTGASSGIGAEFARQLAARGMHLILVARRTEMMQGLAAELDRLHGTKTEILSIDLTLADAVQQIADKVSAAGIEVDLLVNCAGFGMVGEILETDFDRVRQMLRLNIEALAALTYQFLPGMIRRNRGAVVNVASIAAFQPVAYMGAYAASKAFVLHFTEALHAELSDTGVVAMAVCPGVTQTDFFDVAGATGWLQKHSSQTPEEVVRQALKSLDRGRQYVVTGWRNYLLTCLVRIATRWRVVNESKRFFRPRRSNKSKS
- a CDS encoding NAD(P)H-dependent glycerol-3-phosphate dehydrogenase; its protein translation is MTTRLTILGGGAMGTACAMLLAEQPHQQVSIWVRDQDQAVEIQSTRENRRFLPGCKLNDNIFITSDINVAIHNCDYLVLAIPCQFLRQSLQLVRNSLPESVPVISVIKGVENGTFQRPSQIVTDILGPRSVAILSGPSHAEELAHRLPATVVASSEDLELACRVQQMFSTERFRIYTNADTLGVEYAGALKNVIAIACGICDGLGFGDNAKSALMTRGLVEMQRFGVYFGANPMTFTGLAGMGDLITTCVSPYGRNRKVGFRLGMGESIDDILHSMEGVAEGVATSKSVAEIALRHQLDLPIMQQVYEVLFCGKTPQKATMALLERPPRSESAEIAAIVEATPAL
- a CDS encoding tagaturonate epimerase family protein gives rise to the protein MSAQCLGLSPSFGFGDRTGLATPGHIAAVNASSSGILPIFAQQSIREMARTGRTATQVMEDAFRAVRNAHYEGPVGADADHLKTEADVEVTAEAGFVFFTIDPSAEVDQKADNYSFDELKYRFHDVRELSPWVETYLGRTISLSTGSTIEMTEPVLYRAAVKYGRAIQLAIRLGQYIQQVQDRAGRPCEIELSVDETDQPTTTAEHFIIAQQLLNAGIRLVSLAPRFIGEFEKGVDFKGDISTFERSLADHAAIAKVVGPYKLSLHSGSDKLTVYRQLAAYTGGMFHVKTAGTSYLEALRVVATVAPGEFRGMIDFARERYLTDKATYHVSATLEAVPPPHEVSSDDQLRQLYLQDWSSVLPGQGFTAPGRQILHCTFGSTLQHPHWGAVLMQILREHPAVYADILKTHFMMHLAALKAGL
- a CDS encoding Ldh family oxidoreductase, whose translation is MPVIAIETLSSYAQKLFLTAGVSEADASCMATSLVEANLRGHDSHGVMRVASYIEQIEQGRILPKSQLDIVKESASSIVADGNWGLGLVLAHHLVDKMIAKAASSAVVIGTLRRSSHIGRLGEYAEKFAAHGLVSMALANTHGAAQRVAPVGGKRPRLGTNPICIGVPGGAQGPFIFDIGTSATAEGKVRVKKIAGEPVPPGWILDPEGNPSTNPNDLYGNPPGTILPLGGDQAYKGFGLAFMIEMLCGGMSGGQCAYPNPPAPIGNCGWFMAISPEFFAGTDHLLQEVQQLEQYVRSVPKIDESKEIYLPGDPERSTLNSRQAKGIPLDEGNWKALVALGDRLGVAAPALAS
- the mazG gene encoding nucleoside triphosphate pyrophosphohydrolase, whose product is MTAHSQASPSSNGKTVTGQALPLSQVSGETPPIEILLPEFQKFVETIARLRAPDGCPWDREQTLKSVCKHTLEETYELIEAIEHDDNIAIVEELGDVLLQVILDAQIGRDEQRFDLIDVIRGVTAKMIHRHPHVFGNESASTANDVKVHWENAKQQEKQRESILDGLPREMPALARAARLSEKAARAGYDFPQREMLFSKLNEEIEELQVELFPAGIPEFPPATVEAEVMPDRSIEHAEARERVQSELGDVLFVLANIARRWHINPEEALRSSNQKFERRFRAIETAVQARGKKMSETSLKEMEEIYQQVKRQEKTETHG